From one Nitrosopumilus sp. genomic stretch:
- a CDS encoding glycosyltransferase family 4 protein, translating to MKLLIAGFGLRYIHLKGFADTLKKYNIECKVVVDSEIFDGFPSRKIRNWFQSRRKFNKLIKEFKPDAIFIDRQRHFGIAALKADIPLFVHLKGDYWKEMDMARKTLYKSFPKRIALNQWDKIAKKCFENATVILPTCKHLDKELKKHYPDKKSEIFYQGITPSQWIPEKGMKLKHPCVGLLQGAVIWEKAKEMLTLKKVLEAMPDITFYWAGDGPYRDKILPELQKYENFHWLGKLKHPEEVKKYLSEIDVYALISGIDMSPVSLLEAQVLGKPVVATNVGGIPEEMKDKETGFLVEKGDHRDLISKISMLFDDQNKAKQMGIKGKKFVEDNFSWEKIAEDFIKVSKKYIDVK from the coding sequence TTGAAATTATTAATTGCAGGATTTGGTCTAAGATACATTCATCTAAAGGGTTTTGCCGATACACTGAAAAAATATAATATTGAATGTAAGGTTGTAGTAGATTCTGAAATATTTGATGGTTTTCCAAGTAGAAAAATTAGAAATTGGTTTCAAAGTAGAAGAAAATTCAATAAGCTAATTAAGGAATTTAAGCCAGATGCAATATTTATTGATAGGCAAAGACATTTTGGAATTGCCGCTTTAAAGGCAGATATTCCATTATTTGTTCATTTGAAAGGAGATTATTGGAAAGAGATGGATATGGCTAGAAAAACACTTTACAAATCATTTCCAAAACGCATTGCTCTTAATCAATGGGATAAGATTGCCAAAAAATGTTTTGAAAATGCAACAGTAATTTTACCGACATGCAAGCATTTGGATAAGGAATTAAAGAAGCATTATCCAGATAAAAAATCTGAAATTTTTTATCAAGGCATAACTCCGTCTCAATGGATTCCAGAAAAAGGAATGAAGTTAAAACATCCTTGTGTAGGATTGCTTCAAGGTGCAGTAATTTGGGAAAAAGCAAAAGAGATGCTTACATTGAAAAAAGTATTGGAAGCCATGCCAGACATTACATTTTATTGGGCAGGTGATGGCCCATATCGTGATAAAATTCTTCCAGAATTACAAAAGTATGAAAATTTTCATTGGTTGGGAAAATTAAAACATCCGGAAGAAGTCAAGAAGTATCTTAGTGAAATTGATGTTTATGCACTGATTAGTGGAATTGACATGTCACCTGTTTCATTATTAGAAGCACAGGTTTTAGGAAAACCGGTAGTTGCTACAAATGTTGGAGGAATTCCTGAAGAAATGAAGGATAAAGAGACAGGTTTTTTGGTAGAGAAGGGAGATCACAGAGATTTAATTTCAAAGATTTCAATGTTATTTGATGATCAGAATAAAGCAAAGCAAATGGGTATTAAAGGTAAGAAATTCGTTGAGGATAATTTTAGCTGGGAAAAAATTGCTGAAGATTTTATTAAAGTTTCAAAAAAATACATTGATGTAAAATGA